The genomic region GCTCGCCGGTGTGGGCGACGATCGTGGGGTTCACGAGCGCGAGATAGCCGTGGCCGAGACCTTCGTGCTTGGGGTTTCGCCCGATATCGACGATGGCGACCCGGGTCATGGCGCCGATCTGAGGGGCGGCGATGCCGACAGTGCGCGGCGGGCCGGCGTCCATCGTGTCGAGCAGGTCCTGAATCAATTGACGAACCGCGTCGTCCACGACGCCAACCGATTCACAGGCCATTTTGAGGCGTGGATCGGGATAAAGAATGACGGGAAAAGCCGGCATGAGAGATTACAGCGCCTCCGCGTCGAGGCTTTGCACGGTGATGTCCACGCCGAGGTTTTTGCGCAGGCTCTCGATCTCGGCCGCGAGATCGGCGTCGCCGCAGGCGACTTCCAGCACCATCACATAGATCGGCGAACCGGGCGCTCCCGTCAGACGCGTGTCCATATCGGTGATATTGACTCCGCGCTGGGCGAGCCGCGCCGTGACCTCATAGACGATCCCGGCCTTGTCCGCGCCGTAAACCGTGAGCAGGTGATCGGGCGGCGTTTCCTCGCCGCCTTCGCCGCTCACTTCCTGGACGGTGACGGTCAGGCCCATTTCGCGGGCCACGGGCGTGAGGGCCGCTCGGCAGTCGTCGACGCTCACGTCGCTGGGCAGGCTCGCGGAAACCATGGTGGCGAAGGCGCTGTGCAGACGGGTCATGGTGGCGTCATCCAGATTGCCGCCCAGATCGAACATGGCCTTCGCCAGCGCGGCGACGATGCCCGGCCGATCCTGGCCCACGGCGGTGATGACAACGACGGAATTCATAGACGCTCCCAGCAATGCAAACTATTGGGGCTATTATACCCGGCGTCCGTCAGCCACGGAAGCGAACCGTTTCGCGCGTGTTTCGCGTTTATGATCCATCAGGACAGAGGGAGCCAAGCCGTGAATATCCACCGAACCTTAAGCAACGTCCTCGCCGCCGCCGCCGTCCTCGCCAGCCTTGCGCTGCTCGCCGCGCCGCAAACGGGCTGGATCGTGCGCGCTCAAATTAAGCACGTCTTCAGCCCGGGCAATCCTTGGGATCTGGACAAGAATGTCACGATCCCTGAATCGAAAAGCGACTACTCGGTGCAGCTCGCCTCGGTGCGCGGCGACGCGGCGCAGAAAACGCGGCAGGCTCGGGCGCTGGAGCAGCGTTTCCCAGACACTCCCTCGCTATACGCCAACACCATGCGTTACGCAACTGCGGGCCCGATCTCTCTTTATCGCGACGACCAGATCTACATCGAAGGCGCGACCCCGCCTGGGCCCGGTCAATTCCAGCCTCGCCGAATCCCAAGCTCCCAGGCGGACCTTGACGCATTCGACCGAGACGCCGCGAATGGCGAGCGCCTGGATCCCGACAACGCCTACTTCCCCGCGATGCGCGCGATCGGCCTGTTCGCGGCGCATCGGGATCCCGAAGCCCTCGCCGCCGTGCATCGAGCCGCCCAAAAGACGCAGTGGCGTGAGTATTACACGGATGAAGTGCAGGGGAATATGCGGAAGCGAGAGCTGGCGAACGGGCCGCAAAGCGAGATCGTGCGAACCGAGGTCTTCGCGTCCACGCTGTTTCCCCATTACGCCCGCCTGCGGGCCGTCACGCGGACGGCGACATACGCCGCCATGCAGGCGGAGATACACGGGCAGGCCGCGCGCGGCGCGCGGATCCGCCGCGACCTCATGCAGATCGGCGGGCTGATGCGCGCGCAAAGCCAGAGCGCGATCGGCGCGCTCGTCGGAATCGCGCTCACCCGCGAGGCGCTCAATCGTCCCGGCGGCGCCCCCTTCATCCCGGACAAGGACGAGCAGAAACCTACGTCTGAGCGTATCGACGCCTATTGCGCCTTCCTGCAAAGCCGCCACTTAAACAGCGATATCCCGGCGATCCGCGCGGAGTACGAAGCGGGAACGACGGCGCGATCGATCACCGACCGCGCCTTCGAATCGCACGGCTCGGCGCTGCTCCAGCCATTCCGCGACGCCAGCGATTCCTGGGCCGTGGGCGCCGGCATGCTCGTCAATTCCGTCTGGGCGCTGGCCCTCGGCGTCCTCGCCTTCCTGGCGAGCCGATCGCCGGCAATACGCCGCGCCGCCGCCCTGCCGCGCCGCCGCGTCGCCGGCATCTGGACCGGCCTCTTCCTCGGCGTCTTCGCTCTTTCTCAGCGGCCGCCGCTCTCCACGCTCAGCCCATCCTCCGAATGGCTGTCCATACTTCCCATCGTCTCCCTGAGCGCCGCGCTGCTGCTCACAGGCACCCTCCTCTGGCGTCTGCGCCGCCGACGCTCATTTCTCGGCGAAGCCGCGCGCGACGCCATAGCGGCATTCGCCTTCACATGCATCACCGGCGTCATCGTCATCACCCAGGTTACAGCTCTGGGCGAAGCCAACGCAACGGTCCAGCAGATCTTCGATATGTCCGGCGAAGATTCGCGAACGACTCCGCAGCCTTATCACCCAATCTTGCTGTTCGCCATCCCGCTGGAAATCATCCTGGTAAGCGCCGTGCTCGGCCTCATCCGGCGCATCCCTCTCTCCGTCGCCGTTGTCCGAAGCGTCACCCGGTCCGCGGCGGCCACCACCGCCGTCGGCGTCTTGATCTACGGAATCTGCGTGCTGGGAATCCTGCGCGACGAGCACACCCTGCGCCAGCAAAACGATTGGATCCTGCAAAACGAACCGCAGTACCTCGCGCAGCGCGCCCACCAAACGTGGCCCGGCGTCACCCAATGGCCTAAGAGCGAGTCATGAAGTGGGAGCGCCGCCGCTGGATCCTTCCCGCCATCGCGACGGCGACCTTGCTTGTCCTTCTCGCGATCCCACAAACAGGGTGGATTATACGTACGCACGCGTTGCATGTCGTCAGGTACAGCGGCGATCTATGGGGGCTGGATAGGCTGGCGATAAAGCTTCAAGGAAGGGAGCGTGTCGAAACAGAGGGCAAACGGCAGAGCGCCCTCATTCCGCTTTCCAGCGCAAACAGCTCTTATTCGCTTAACAGCGCAAAGTCCCTCGCCTCCGCGCGCCTGGCAGTGCGCCGCGCCATACAGGCCGAGCGCTCAGGTCACGCGAACGACGGGGTGCGGATTCGGCGAAGATTGATGCAATGGGGCGGCTCGATGCGCGCGCAAAGCCGGAGCGCACGCGGCGCCATGGTGGGCGTGGAGATCACAAACATCGCGATGATCCAGCCCGGCGGCGCGCCGGCAATTCCGGGAGATAGCGACGAAGCATCGCAGCAACGCCTTGCCGCTTACTGTCGCTTTCTCACTCATACCGGCCACAAACAAGATATTCCAGCAGTCGAAACAGAGGCAGCCAACGGAGAAGTCGCCCGATCGATCGTCCTGCGCGTTCAAGGGATCGACACGTGGGCGCTTTCTCCTGCCTGGGATCACCTCACGAAACTGTGGATAGCCGGCTGGATATTATCCGTAAACATCGCCTGGCTGATCGTCCTTGGACTGATTGGAGCGCTCATCGCCAATCGCCTCACGATGGACGATCATACGCCGCCGCGAAATCCCATTTCCAAGATCGCTTGGAAGTGCGCCGCAATTCTTGCCCTTTCCCTCACGCTCTGGTTGATGCTGGCGATTCAAGCCAAATCTCTCGCCGCCTCCGCAAATTACATATCCTGGTACGATCGAGAGGCCGCCAGGATCAATGGAAGCGAAGGCTCAATGATCGCTCGTATCCTCGTTCTGACCGCCGCCCCGATCCTGCTCGCCGCCTTTTGCCTGATCGCCGGCGTCGCGCAAAGACCATCGACGCCACGCACATTCGCGCAGCATATGGGCCGACTTGCATGGCCCATCGCCAGCATTCTCATTTTGCTTTACGGCGCGGTCATTCTCGAAACGTCACACGAAGAACGATTGCGAAACATGGAAGCGAGGGAGATCACCCAGAACGAATGCGCCTACTATGCACGGTGGGAACATCGGAAATGGCCGGGGATGACCGTGTGGCGCTAGCCTGCAAAGACTTTCGAAGTACAGCAGGGCCATAAACACCAGCAGATCTTATCAAAATTCGCAAATACTCTCACATGGATGTAAAGATCAATCACTTTCCAACAGGAGAGAATCGATATCTCTGGCTCCATGTAGAAGTCGGACGACTTCGACGCCATTGGCGAATTGGCGCGGGCATATGCGGGCTGGTAAACCGTATCCGTCCGACTTCAGGCATCTCAGAAAGCGAGCGAAGGGTCTCGTAAAACGCCTCATAAAATCGCGTCCCCACATTAGCCTCAGATGCTTCGGATATATAATCCGCCGCCGCATCCAAATCACGATCCGCCATGGGAGAGACGAAAGTTGGCCTAGTCATTGCGCTCCTTCCCATGAAAACGCTCAAGGAACTGCGCCTTCTTAAGCTCCAAATATTTCTCAGTAACCTCTATGGATGGCCCGCTATCAAGCCCTTCCAGTAGCAGCCTCTCTAGCTTCTCTTGCTCACGTCGCCTCTGATTCCTCGCGCACGAGGTCCCGAAAATATTCACTCGTCGTAGAATATCCGCCTCCAGTCACGCGTTCATCCACGAAATCTTTCATCGACTCGGACAGAGAGATATTGATCGTCGCCATGGCTCGCCTCCTTGCTCGATTTTACCATTCAATTGGCAATTTTTGGCAAAATCCGCCAAAGGAAAGACAAAATCACAAAGATCACTCACTCCGCCGGATGACCATCATCGCGGCGTCGTCGCGCAGAACATCGCCGGCGAAGCGGCGGACGCGGTCGTAGATGTTGTGGACGGCGACGCGGGCGTCGGGGGCGGGGGTGAGGAGTTTTTGTAGGCCCTCGATCCCGAGGAAGGTGTTGTGGATGTCGCGCGCTTCGGTCAGGCCGTCGGTGTAGAGCAGCAGCGAATCCAGCGGGCCGATCGTGACGGAGCGTTCGTCGAAGAACATTCCGGATTGGCAGCCGA from Capsulimonas corticalis harbors:
- the def gene encoding peptide deformylase produces the protein MPAFPVILYPDPRLKMACESVGVVDDAVRQLIQDLLDTMDAGPPRTVGIAAPQIGAMTRVAIVDIGRNPKHEGLGHGYLALVNPTIVAHTGEQIGREGCLSLPDYTANIRRWERITVEALDPNGAPVRIESEGFEAVVLQHEIDHLDGILFLDRVANVKTDLFQRRKK
- a CDS encoding glycine cleavage system protein R encodes the protein MNSVVVITAVGQDRPGIVAALAKAMFDLGGNLDDATMTRLHSAFATMVSASLPSDVSVDDCRAALTPVAREMGLTVTVQEVSGEGGEETPPDHLLTVYGADKAGIVYEVTARLAQRGVNITDMDTRLTGAPGSPIYVMVLEVACGDADLAAEIESLRKNLGVDITVQSLDAEAL
- a CDS encoding type II toxin-antitoxin system RelE/ParE family toxin, which translates into the protein MGRSAMTRPTFVSPMADRDLDAAADYISEASEANVGTRFYEAFYETLRSLSEMPEVGRIRFTSPHMPAPIRQWRRSRPTSTWSQRYRFSPVGK
- a CDS encoding ribbon-helix-helix domain-containing protein; its protein translation is MATINISLSESMKDFVDERVTGGGYSTTSEYFRDLVREESEAT